Proteins from a genomic interval of Panthera tigris isolate Pti1 chromosome A2, P.tigris_Pti1_mat1.1, whole genome shotgun sequence:
- the SPAM1 gene encoding hyaluronidase PH-20, which translates to MGMLMFKRIFFRSFVESSGATQAVVTFLLIPCCLTQDFTAPPLIPTISFLWGWNVPTERCATQFNVQLDLSLFSITGSPLKSATGQAITLFYADRLGYYPHISEKTGQSIHGGIPQLGSLQKHLHKAKNDISHYIETEGVGLAVIDWENWRPIWARNWKPKDIYKRLSIELVQHQHVQLNDTEAAERAKVDFENAGKCFMLKTLKLGKSLRPNYLWGYYLFPDCYNHNIKNPSYDGSCPDVEYKRNDELNWLWNESTALFPSIYLNSKFKSSPNASLFVRNRVQEAIRVSKVSSAKQPLPVFVYTRPVFTDLDLKYLSEGDLVNTIGETVSLGVSGMIIWGSLNFSQNVQSCTELDSYMKNTLNPYLINVTLAAKMCNQVLCQERGVCARKNWNSSDYLHLNPVSFTIQLEKSGNYTVHGKPTLEDLQEFSNKFYCLCYANVNCKERADMAKIHTVKVCMAEDICIDAFLNAEPSDYHSRWKKHDTLGNILSSILPSTASPCVPSQDLSRCRKARFLARETRADSTQVGY; encoded by the exons ATGGGAATGCTCATGTTCAAGCGTATCTTCTTTAGGAGCTTTGTGGAGTCCAGTGGAGCAACACAGGCAGTGGTTACCTTCCTTCTGATTCCGTGTTGCTTGACTCAGGATTTCACAGCACCCCCTTTAATCCCAACTATTTCTTTCCTCTGGGGCTGGAATGTCCCAACTGAACGTTGTGCTACACAGTTTAATGTGCAGCTAGATCTGAGCCTTTTCTCTATAACAGGAAGCCCCCTAAAAAGTGCCACTGGACAAGCCATTACATTATTTTATGCTGATAGACTTGGTTACTATCCTCACATAAGTGAAAAGACTGGCCAAAGTATACACGGAGGAATCCCTCAGTTGGGATCCCTACAAAAGCACTTGCACAAAGCCAAGAATGACATTTCCCATTACATAGAAACAGAAGGTGTGGGCTTGGCTGTCATTGACTGGGAAAACTGGAGGCCTATCTGGGCAAGAAACTGGAAACCTAAAGATATTTACAAGCGTCTGTCTATTGAATTGGTTCAGCATCAACATGTACAACTTAATGACACAGAAGCAGCCGAGAGAGCCAAAGTAGATTTTGAAAACGCAGGAAAGTGTTTCATGCTAAAGACTTTAAAATTGGGAAAATCCCTTCGGCCAAATTATTTATGGGGTTACTATCTTTTTCCTGATTGTTACAATCATAATATTAAGAACCCCAGTTACGATGGAAGTTGCCCTGATgtagaatataaaagaaatgatgagCTCAACTGGTTGTGGAATGAAAGCACGGCCCTTTTCCCATCCATTTATTTGAATAGCAAATTCAAATCTTCTCCAAATGCCTCTCTCTTTGTCCGTAATCGTGTTCAGGAAGCCATTCGGGTTTCTAAAGTATCCAGTGCTAAACAGCCACTTCCGGTTTTTGTCTATACCCGTCCAGTTTTTACTGACTtggatttaaaatatctttctgag GGTGACCTCGTGAATACAATCGGTGAAACTGTTTCTCTGGGTGTCTCTGGAATGATAATATGGGGAAGTCTCAATTTCAGCCAAAATGTG CAATCTTGCACAGAGCTTGACAGTTACATGAAGAATACGTTGAATCCTTACTTAATCAATGTCACCCTAGCAGCCAAAATGTGTAACCAAGTGCTTTGCCAGGAGCGAGGAGTGTGTGCAAGGAAAAATTGGAATTCAAGCGACTATCTTCATCTGAACCCGGTCAGTTTTACTATTCAACTTGAGAAAAGTGGAAACTACACAGTGCATGGGAAACCCACACTTGAAGACCTGCAGGAATTTTCCAACAAATTTTATTGCCTTTGTTATGCCAATGTCAACTGTAAGGAGAGAGCTGATATGGCTAAGATTCATACCGTTAAAGTATGTATGGCTGAAGATATCTGTATAGATGCATTTCTAAATGCAGAACCCAGCGATTACCATTCCAGGTGGAAGAAACATGACACTCTCGGCAATATCTTATCCTCCATCCTACCTTCCACAGCATCTCCATGTGTTCCTAGTCAAGATCTCAGTAGGTGCCGCAAAGCCAGATTTCTAGCTAGAGAAACTAGAGCCGACTCCACCCAAGTGGGCTATTAG